Proteins encoded by one window of Acuticoccus sp. MNP-M23:
- a CDS encoding NUDIX domain-containing protein, with amino-acid sequence MADPRGKIIWRLRALVRPPVTLGVRIMVIDAADRIVLVRHTYTAGWHCPGGGVDPHESAREAAERELWEETGLRLDGPAEFFGFYFNKALEGRDHVALFVRRLPYQLAPDMLRAEAGEIAEVNLFPVGSLPQGAGASLNRRLAEVLDGAPRTELW; translated from the coding sequence GTGGCTGATCCGCGGGGGAAAATAATCTGGCGTCTGCGCGCGCTGGTCCGCCCGCCGGTGACCCTTGGCGTGCGGATAATGGTGATCGACGCGGCAGACCGGATCGTCCTTGTTCGCCACACCTATACTGCGGGCTGGCACTGCCCCGGTGGCGGCGTCGACCCGCACGAGAGTGCGCGGGAGGCCGCCGAGCGGGAGCTTTGGGAGGAAACCGGTCTGCGGCTGGACGGTCCCGCCGAATTTTTCGGGTTCTATTTCAACAAGGCGCTGGAGGGGCGGGATCATGTGGCGCTGTTCGTGAGGCGGCTGCCTTACCAGCTGGCGCCGGACATGCTGCGGGCGGAGGCGGGCGAAATTGCCGAAGTGAACCTCTTCCCGGTGGGCAGTTTGCCGCAGGGGGCGGGCGCAAGTCTCAATCGCCGCCTTGCCGAGGTTCTGGATGGCGCCCCCCGTACCGAGCTTTGGTAA
- a CDS encoding metallophosphoesterase, giving the protein MSRIRIAHLSDLHLGPLPRPPVTALMSKRVFGYLNWLRNRRGSLDEAILEALIGDIKSRNVDHVCVTGDLVNIALPQEYETAASVLARLGPPDKVSLVPGNHDAYVPGALKAAKAAWAPYMSGDDGVQNFPYLRRRGDVAFIGISTAVATPPLSARGRVGVTQRERLATLLDRVDDAYKVILIHHPPDDELATGHRGLSDHAEVSRILSEGCADLVLFGHNHEWSVTRLDTPRGAAPMIGVPSASSDGSKHAAAGYALCDIDTADRTIRLARRTYDADAGAMRTVEKMVLEHRDPAAEDVRIAAR; this is encoded by the coding sequence TTGTCCCGAATCCGTATTGCTCATCTGTCCGACCTCCATCTCGGCCCCCTGCCGCGTCCGCCAGTCACGGCGCTCATGTCCAAGCGCGTGTTCGGCTACCTGAACTGGCTGCGCAACCGGCGCGGCTCGCTGGATGAAGCGATCCTCGAGGCGCTGATCGGCGACATCAAGAGCCGCAACGTCGATCATGTTTGCGTCACCGGAGACCTGGTGAACATCGCTCTGCCGCAGGAATATGAAACGGCAGCTTCGGTGCTGGCGCGGCTCGGGCCGCCAGACAAGGTGAGCCTGGTGCCCGGTAACCACGATGCCTACGTGCCCGGCGCCCTCAAGGCGGCGAAGGCGGCCTGGGCGCCCTACATGTCCGGCGACGACGGGGTGCAGAATTTCCCCTATTTGCGGCGGCGGGGGGATGTGGCGTTCATCGGCATTTCCACCGCTGTGGCAACCCCGCCCCTTTCGGCGCGCGGCCGGGTGGGCGTGACCCAGCGCGAGCGCCTCGCCACCCTGCTCGACCGTGTGGATGATGCCTACAAGGTGATTCTCATTCACCATCCGCCGGACGATGAGCTCGCCACCGGGCATCGCGGCCTGTCGGACCACGCCGAGGTGTCGCGCATCCTGTCAGAGGGTTGCGCCGATCTGGTGCTGTTCGGGCACAATCACGAATGGTCGGTCACACGGCTGGACACGCCGCGCGGCGCAGCGCCGATGATCGGCGTGCCGTCCGCCTCGTCGGACGGGTCCAAGCACGCAGCCGCCGGCTATGCGCTTTGCGACATCGACACGGCAGACCGCACCATCCGCCTTGCCCGCCGCACCTACGATGCGGACGCCGGCGCCATGCGCACCGTGGAGAAGATGGTGCTGGAACACCGGGACCCTGCGGCGGAAGACGTACGGATCGCTGCCCGCTGA
- a CDS encoding DUF1153 domain-containing protein, with protein MSEYPQPRYRYVIGPDGTPLTLADLPPPNTKRWVIRRKAEVVAAVRGGLLSIEEACDRYTLTIEEFLNWNALIDRHGLAGLRATKVQHYRG; from the coding sequence ATGTCCGAGTATCCACAGCCCCGTTACCGCTATGTCATTGGTCCCGACGGGACGCCATTGACCCTCGCGGACCTTCCCCCGCCCAACACAAAGCGTTGGGTGATCCGGCGCAAGGCGGAAGTTGTGGCGGCCGTGCGCGGCGGTCTCCTGTCCATCGAGGAAGCGTGTGACCGTTACACGCTGACCATCGAGGAGTTCCTCAACTGGAACGCCCTGATCGACCGGCATGGTCTGGCCGGGTTGCGCGCCACCAAGGTGCAGCACTACCGCGGCTGA
- the mnmA gene encoding tRNA 2-thiouridine(34) synthase MnmA has product METNSLDLPGRPQDHRVVVAMSGGVDSSVVAGLLAAEGFDVIGMTLQLYDHGAATQKKGACCAGSDIHDARLVADRLGIAHYVLNYESRFHEGVIEAFADAYARGETPVPCIACNQTVKFTDLLAAARTLGASALATGHYVASRTVNGRRRLYRPHDERRDQSYFLFATTPEQLEFVRFPLGDMPKDRVRALAAEMDLVVADKPDSQDICFVPDGRYARVVAAMRPDATQSGDIVHVDGRVLGTHEGVINYTVGQRRGLNIALGDPLFVIAIDAPRHRLIVGPREALATHTVTLRDPNWLAEPLGEGEERAVFARVRSSRPPRPGIARITDGVFTVDLVGGEEGVAPGQACVLYDSASNGAEVLGGGFIERTPASISSLAPA; this is encoded by the coding sequence ATTGAGACAAATAGCCTGGACTTGCCGGGCCGCCCCCAGGACCACCGCGTTGTGGTCGCGATGTCGGGCGGCGTCGATTCCTCCGTCGTCGCCGGATTGCTGGCGGCCGAGGGCTTCGACGTCATCGGCATGACCCTGCAGCTTTACGACCATGGCGCAGCCACCCAGAAGAAGGGCGCCTGTTGCGCCGGCAGCGACATTCACGATGCCCGTCTGGTCGCCGACCGGCTGGGCATTGCGCACTACGTGCTGAACTACGAAAGCCGCTTCCACGAAGGTGTGATCGAAGCGTTTGCCGACGCCTACGCCAGGGGCGAAACGCCGGTGCCCTGCATCGCGTGCAACCAGACGGTCAAGTTCACCGACCTTCTGGCCGCCGCCCGCACGCTGGGGGCCTCTGCGCTGGCCACAGGCCACTATGTGGCAAGCCGCACCGTGAATGGGCGGCGCCGCCTCTACCGCCCGCACGACGAGCGGCGCGACCAGAGCTATTTCCTGTTCGCCACCACGCCTGAGCAGCTTGAGTTCGTCCGCTTTCCCCTGGGCGACATGCCCAAGGACCGGGTGCGCGCCCTTGCCGCCGAAATGGACCTTGTGGTGGCCGACAAGCCGGACAGTCAGGACATCTGCTTCGTGCCCGACGGGCGCTATGCCCGCGTGGTCGCCGCCATGCGGCCGGATGCCACCCAGTCCGGCGATATTGTCCATGTGGACGGCCGGGTGCTTGGCACCCACGAGGGTGTCATCAACTACACCGTGGGCCAGCGTCGCGGACTCAACATTGCGCTTGGCGATCCGCTGTTCGTCATCGCCATCGACGCGCCGCGCCATCGGCTCATTGTCGGCCCGCGCGAGGCGCTCGCCACACACACCGTCACGCTGCGCGATCCCAACTGGCTTGCCGAGCCGCTTGGGGAGGGTGAAGAGCGCGCCGTGTTTGCACGGGTCCGGTCGTCGCGCCCGCCCCGCCCCGGCATTGCGCGGATCACCGATGGCGTGTTCACCGTTGACCTGGTGGGCGGAGAAGAAGGCGTGGCGCCCGGCCAGGCCTGCGTCCTTTATGACAGCGCATCGAACGGCGCCGAAGTCCTCGGCGGCGGTTTCATCGAGCGCACACCGGCTTCCATCTCCTCCCTCGCCCCCGCCTGA
- a CDS encoding class I SAM-dependent methyltransferase, with amino-acid sequence MTVSKTSAVEGKHVKSAYARWAPVYEIIASPTVPARKVAARRVNAIGGRFLEAGVGSGSALSLYGENVSLVGVDLSHDMLKIARKRASTLPGVEAIAEMDLMTLGFPDNAFDGVICMFTVTAVPDPRQVLSEFARVTRPGGTILVASHFEAKSGPWQVTDRLLGPFGKKLGWNPSLPVEGLLSVPGLDLVGNEPLPPMGMITLLTYTKAG; translated from the coding sequence ATGACCGTATCAAAGACCAGCGCCGTCGAAGGCAAACACGTCAAGTCCGCGTACGCCCGCTGGGCGCCGGTTTACGAAATCATCGCTAGCCCCACCGTGCCGGCGCGCAAGGTGGCGGCCAGACGCGTCAACGCCATCGGCGGCCGCTTTCTGGAGGCTGGCGTCGGCTCCGGCTCGGCGCTCTCCCTTTATGGCGAAAATGTCAGCCTCGTCGGTGTCGACCTGTCCCACGACATGCTGAAGATCGCCCGCAAGCGCGCCAGCACGCTTCCCGGCGTCGAGGCCATCGCCGAGATGGACCTGATGACGCTCGGCTTTCCCGACAATGCGTTCGACGGCGTGATCTGCATGTTCACCGTGACGGCGGTGCCCGACCCCCGGCAGGTGTTGTCGGAATTTGCGCGCGTCACCCGTCCGGGCGGGACGATCCTTGTGGCAAGCCACTTCGAGGCGAAGTCCGGTCCGTGGCAGGTGACGGACAGGCTGCTCGGCCCGTTTGGCAAAAAGCTCGGCTGGAACCCCTCGCTTCCGGTCGAAGGATTGCTGTCGGTTCCCGGCCTCGACCTTGTGGGAAACGAGCCTTTGCCGCCAATGGGGATGATAACTCTCCTCACCTACACCAAGGCCGGTTGA
- a CDS encoding calcium-binding protein: MVDSDEPRYITATGIAQATTAITFTANAGRVYVAGTAIGSSIGASLNGNDQLVITATGQVSGLDSDGAEGIRAAGSGNRITVAGSVYARDGGIFALTGSNDTEINITATGTVVGGSNGYGSDSGGFSAAVASSGTGNVLVNDGVIIGEFNPDNGLRLAVLNASVADQEPTGSNLDLDATFSVFNSGSIHGDVLLGAGEDVYKAAGGGFVNGLIDLGDGDDIFSGGAADEVVEAGGGADNMLGGGGDDRLLGDGGNDFMRGGSGSDTLAGGADDDAIRGEDGEDVLNGNDGDDSLFGGNDEDRLNGGGGNDALRGDGGADRLIGGSGEDNLFGGAGCDRLVGGDDADRLEGEAGDDVLIGQDGSDRFFFGGNFGDDRISDFDDANSEKIILVDVDSISNFSDLANNHLSSVGGNAVIDDGAGNTITLMGFAAADLDAGDFLF; this comes from the coding sequence TTGGTCGATAGCGACGAGCCCCGCTACATTACGGCAACAGGAATTGCCCAGGCGACGACCGCCATCACTTTCACAGCAAATGCGGGCCGCGTCTATGTGGCCGGCACTGCGATCGGCTCTTCCATCGGGGCAAGTCTCAACGGCAATGATCAACTCGTCATCACTGCGACGGGGCAGGTGTCCGGCCTCGACAGCGACGGCGCGGAAGGGATTCGCGCCGCCGGCAGCGGCAATCGCATTACGGTGGCCGGCAGCGTGTACGCCCGCGACGGCGGCATCTTCGCCCTTACGGGATCGAACGACACCGAGATCAATATTACCGCGACGGGTACAGTCGTCGGTGGCTCGAATGGCTACGGCAGTGACAGTGGCGGTTTCTCCGCCGCAGTCGCATCGTCAGGGACCGGCAACGTCCTCGTGAACGACGGGGTCATCATCGGCGAGTTCAATCCCGACAACGGCCTGCGCCTTGCCGTCCTGAACGCATCTGTCGCAGACCAAGAGCCGACAGGAAGCAACCTCGACCTTGACGCCACCTTCAGCGTCTTCAACAGCGGCTCGATCCACGGCGACGTGCTGCTCGGCGCCGGTGAGGATGTCTACAAGGCTGCTGGCGGCGGCTTCGTCAACGGTCTGATCGACCTGGGCGATGGGGATGATATTTTCAGCGGCGGGGCTGCAGACGAGGTCGTCGAAGCCGGCGGCGGCGCGGACAACATGTTGGGTGGCGGCGGCGACGACAGGCTGCTCGGTGACGGTGGCAACGACTTTATGCGCGGCGGTAGCGGCAGCGATACTCTGGCGGGCGGCGCAGATGACGATGCAATCCGGGGCGAGGATGGCGAAGACGTTCTAAATGGCAATGACGGCGATGACAGTCTTTTCGGCGGCAACGACGAAGATCGGTTGAACGGCGGCGGCGGCAACGACGCGCTCCGCGGCGATGGTGGCGCTGATAGGCTGATCGGCGGCAGCGGCGAAGACAATCTGTTCGGCGGCGCCGGCTGCGACCGCCTCGTCGGCGGCGATGATGCAGACCGGCTGGAAGGCGAAGCCGGCGACGACGTCCTCATCGGGCAGGATGGCTCCGACCGCTTCTTTTTCGGCGGTAATTTTGGCGATGATCGGATCAGCGATTTTGACGACGCCAATTCCGAAAAAATCATTTTGGTCGACGTTGATTCGATCAGCAATTTCTCGGACCTTGCCAACAATCATCTGTCCAGCGTCGGCGGCAATGCCGTGATCGACGATGGCGCCGGGAACACGATCACGCTTATGGGCTTTGCAGCGGCCGACCTCGATGCAGGTGACTTCCTCTTCTGA
- a CDS encoding sulfate permease, whose protein sequence is MRLTRYFPILSWAPQYTHSAFGGDLLAAIIVTIMLIPQSLAYALLAGLPAEVGLYASILPLVLYAIFGTSRALAVGPVAVVSLMTAAAVSQVAPQGSAQYLEAAVVLALMSGLLLVALGLFRLGFIANFLSHPVISGFITASGIIIAASQLRHILGISGGGYNLLDIVRSLWADLPATNWRTLVIGASTLVFLFWVRRGLKPLLERAGMPAAAAAAVAKTGPVFAVVISTAAVWLLDLNAAGVAIVGSIPTGLPEPAVPRFDLDQWLTLAGAAALISVIGFVESVSVAQTLAAKKRERIDPDQELIGLGAANIASAFSAGYPVTGGFARSVVNFDAGARTPAAGAYTAVGIAGATLFLTPLLYFLPTATLAATIIVAVTSLIDFAILKRTFAYARADFAAVAITILVTLGVGVDMGVTAGVLTSLILFLYKTSRPHVAVVGLVPGTHHFRNINRHEVITSPAVLSLRIDESLYFANSRFLEDRVLKEVADNKGLRHVILMCSAVNEIDSSALESLEAINARLKDMGVKFHLSEVKGPVTDRLHRTHFLDALTGQVFLSQYDAATALDPALLSIPPGGEDVVV, encoded by the coding sequence ATGCGACTGACGCGCTACTTCCCGATCCTCTCGTGGGCACCACAATACACACACAGCGCGTTTGGAGGCGATCTGCTGGCCGCGATCATCGTGACCATCATGCTGATCCCCCAGTCGCTCGCCTATGCGCTGCTCGCCGGACTGCCGGCAGAGGTGGGGCTCTACGCCTCAATTCTGCCGCTGGTGCTGTACGCGATCTTCGGCACCAGCCGGGCGCTTGCTGTCGGGCCGGTCGCTGTCGTTTCGTTGATGACGGCGGCCGCGGTCAGCCAGGTGGCGCCGCAGGGGTCGGCGCAATATCTGGAAGCCGCCGTGGTTCTGGCGCTCATGTCGGGGCTTCTTCTGGTGGCGCTGGGGCTGTTCCGCCTCGGCTTCATCGCCAACTTTCTGAGCCATCCGGTCATCTCCGGCTTCATCACCGCATCGGGCATCATCATTGCGGCAAGCCAGTTGCGGCATATTCTCGGCATCAGCGGGGGCGGCTACAACCTCCTGGACATTGTCCGCTCGCTCTGGGCCGATCTGCCCGCCACCAACTGGCGCACGCTGGTCATTGGCGCCTCGACGCTGGTCTTCCTGTTCTGGGTCCGCCGCGGGCTGAAGCCTCTGCTCGAACGCGCCGGGATGCCAGCCGCCGCCGCAGCCGCGGTCGCCAAGACCGGGCCGGTGTTTGCCGTCGTCATCAGCACCGCGGCGGTCTGGTTGCTCGATCTCAACGCTGCCGGCGTCGCAATTGTGGGCAGCATTCCCACCGGGCTGCCAGAGCCGGCCGTGCCGCGCTTCGACCTTGACCAATGGCTGACGCTGGCCGGCGCGGCGGCGCTGATCTCTGTCATCGGCTTTGTGGAGTCGGTTTCCGTGGCGCAGACGCTGGCCGCCAAGAAGCGCGAGCGGATCGACCCGGATCAGGAGCTGATCGGTCTTGGCGCCGCCAACATTGCGTCAGCCTTTTCCGCCGGCTACCCCGTGACCGGCGGCTTTGCCCGCTCAGTCGTCAACTTTGATGCGGGCGCGCGCACGCCGGCGGCCGGGGCCTATACCGCCGTCGGCATCGCGGGCGCGACGTTGTTTCTGACGCCACTTCTGTACTTTTTGCCCACCGCAACGCTGGCCGCCACCATCATTGTCGCCGTCACGTCGCTCATCGACTTTGCCATCCTCAAGCGCACCTTCGCCTACGCCAGGGCCGATTTTGCGGCAGTGGCCATCACCATTCTCGTCACTCTTGGCGTGGGGGTGGACATGGGGGTCACGGCGGGTGTGCTGACCTCGCTCATCTTGTTCCTCTACAAGACCAGCCGCCCACACGTTGCCGTTGTCGGGCTGGTTCCGGGCACGCACCATTTTCGCAATATCAACCGGCACGAAGTCATCACCAGCCCTGCGGTCCTCAGCCTCAGGATCGACGAGAGCCTCTATTTTGCCAACAGCCGCTTTCTGGAAGACCGGGTGTTGAAGGAGGTGGCCGACAACAAGGGCCTTCGCCATGTGATCCTGATGTGCTCGGCGGTAAACGAGATCGATTCCAGCGCGCTGGAATCGCTTGAGGCAATCAACGCACGGCTGAAGGACATGGGGGTGAAGTTCCACCTGTCGGAGGTGAAGGGCCCGGTCACCGACCGTCTTCACCGCACGCACTTTCTGGACGCGCTGACCGGACAGGTCTTTCTCTCCCAGTACGATGCCGCCACCGCGCTCGACCCGGCCCTCCTGTCGATCCCGCCGGGCGGAGAGGACGTTGTCGTCTGA
- a CDS encoding universal stress protein, protein MGDEMAFKTVLVHAENTEPGWSLVEAAAAFAAERDAHLVALLVGLEPSVPYASMIDVPAANYGLDLEDARNELKAGADEIRGKLERLGGSFEVRATLRPGGLAGAEFARHARYADISIFPQRNTEGNWHQLLDTTLFESGKPMLICPPGCTLTGIGQRVAIAWDAGAEAARAVANAIPLMLAADDVHVVTVDPHVSTARHGEVPGADLATMLARHGIAVSVNAIPGEDRGFASAFLTHAADMNADLVVSGAYGHSRIGQMLLGGATRDLMETADRPLLMSH, encoded by the coding sequence ATGGGTGATGAAATGGCGTTCAAGACCGTACTTGTACATGCCGAAAACACTGAGCCCGGCTGGTCGCTCGTGGAAGCTGCCGCAGCCTTTGCGGCAGAGCGCGACGCGCATCTGGTGGCGCTCCTGGTGGGTCTCGAACCCTCAGTGCCTTACGCCAGCATGATCGACGTGCCAGCCGCAAATTACGGGCTGGACCTGGAAGACGCCCGCAACGAGCTGAAAGCCGGCGCCGATGAGATCCGGGGCAAGCTGGAACGGTTGGGAGGCTCGTTCGAGGTTCGCGCGACGCTGCGCCCTGGCGGTCTCGCCGGTGCCGAATTTGCCCGCCATGCGCGCTACGCCGACATTTCAATCTTTCCGCAGCGGAACACCGAGGGAAACTGGCACCAGCTGCTCGATACGACGCTGTTCGAGAGTGGCAAGCCGATGTTGATCTGCCCGCCGGGGTGTACGCTCACCGGGATCGGCCAGCGCGTTGCCATTGCCTGGGACGCGGGGGCCGAGGCCGCGCGCGCTGTTGCCAACGCCATCCCGCTGATGCTGGCTGCGGACGATGTTCATGTGGTCACCGTGGACCCGCACGTGTCGACGGCCAGGCACGGTGAGGTGCCGGGCGCGGACCTTGCCACAATGCTCGCGCGGCACGGCATTGCCGTGTCCGTCAACGCGATCCCCGGCGAGGATCGCGGGTTTGCGAGCGCCTTCCTCACCCACGCCGCCGACATGAACGCCGACCTCGTCGTCAGCGGCGCCTACGGTCATTCGCGCATCGGTCAGATGCTTCTCGGCGGAGCCACCCGGGACCTGATGGAAACGGCGGACCGCCCGCTCCTGATGTCGCATTGA
- a CDS encoding AAA family ATPase — protein sequence MMEDPARPSAPATGQDAVVAFLASPAAHDGVMPEHIETHLSHIFLAGERVLKLKKARHWSVVDYSTVPQRAHYCREEVRRNAATAPDIYLGVRPVTSGEHLAIGGDGVPVDWVVEMRRFAKDAQLDAMVDAGTVTPAQIDGTADAIAALHRAASIRRRPDQVASMRALAAQLAQDLTGQLTTPALKTAVAAWAGATDALIARHARLLEARARHGFVRLCHGDLHLSNICLWQGKPTPFDALEFAETMATIDVLHDLAFVLVDLEQRGRDDLSSRLLSRYLEWTRDYGGLALLPLFKGLRAMVRALVAVTKARDPAPAIKAAEAAVLRSPVPRLVAIGGLSGTGKTTLARALCPRLSAVVLRSDTTRKHLAGVLPETPLPPSAYCASETRRVYQRMRVDAARALRAGWPAIVDATFTEDAERNAVRALAAAHGAPFTGVWLEAPADTLAARVAARTGDASDADISVLRAQQRSAGRPRDWAVLDARDNVARLAEEVAKSCG from the coding sequence ATGATGGAAGATCCCGCACGACCTTCCGCGCCGGCGACGGGCCAGGATGCGGTGGTGGCATTTCTCGCCAGCCCCGCGGCGCATGACGGCGTGATGCCCGAGCACATCGAAACCCATCTATCGCACATCTTTCTGGCTGGCGAGCGGGTGCTGAAGCTCAAGAAGGCACGGCATTGGAGCGTGGTGGACTATTCCACCGTCCCGCAGCGCGCCCATTATTGCCGCGAGGAAGTGCGGCGGAACGCAGCCACTGCGCCGGACATCTATCTCGGCGTGCGGCCGGTCACCAGCGGCGAGCACCTTGCCATTGGCGGGGACGGCGTTCCGGTGGACTGGGTGGTGGAAATGCGCCGGTTTGCGAAAGACGCACAGCTGGATGCCATGGTGGATGCGGGCACCGTCACCCCCGCCCAGATCGACGGCACCGCGGACGCCATCGCAGCGCTGCACCGGGCCGCCTCCATCCGGCGGCGGCCCGATCAGGTTGCCAGCATGCGAGCGCTCGCCGCCCAGCTGGCGCAAGACCTGACCGGGCAGCTCACCACGCCCGCGCTGAAAACCGCTGTGGCCGCGTGGGCAGGCGCGACCGACGCGCTGATCGCGCGCCATGCCCGGCTTCTGGAGGCCCGCGCCCGCCACGGCTTCGTGCGCCTTTGCCACGGCGACCTGCATCTCTCCAATATCTGCCTGTGGCAGGGCAAGCCGACCCCGTTCGACGCGCTCGAATTTGCCGAGACGATGGCGACAATCGACGTGCTCCACGACCTTGCGTTCGTTCTGGTGGACTTGGAGCAGCGCGGCCGTGACGATCTCTCCAGCCGGCTCCTCTCCCGCTACCTGGAGTGGACGCGCGATTATGGCGGGCTGGCCCTGCTGCCGCTTTTCAAGGGTTTGCGCGCGATGGTGCGCGCGCTGGTTGCCGTCACCAAGGCGCGCGATCCGGCGCCCGCCATCAAAGCCGCCGAAGCTGCCGTCTTGCGGTCGCCCGTCCCCCGCCTTGTGGCCATTGGCGGCCTTTCCGGCACGGGCAAGACGACGCTCGCACGGGCGCTTTGCCCGCGGCTTTCTGCCGTGGTGCTGCGTTCCGATACCACGCGCAAGCATCTGGCCGGGGTTCTGCCGGAAACGCCGCTGCCGCCCTCAGCCTATTGTGCCAGTGAGACCCGGCGCGTGTACCAACGCATGCGGGTCGATGCCGCCCGCGCGCTGCGTGCCGGCTGGCCGGCAATTGTCGATGCAACGTTTACCGAAGACGCCGAACGCAACGCCGTCCGCGCGCTTGCAGCGGCGCATGGTGCGCCCTTCACAGGGGTCTGGCTGGAGGCACCGGCCGACACCCTGGCGGCACGCGTGGCTGCGCGCACCGGCGATGCATCCGATGCAGACATCAGCGTTTTGCGCGCCCAGCAGCGCAGCGCCGGCCGCCCGCGCGACTGGGCGGTTCTGGATGCACGCGACAACGTGGCAAGGCTCGCTGAAGAGGTGGCGAAGTCCTGCGGATAG
- a CDS encoding LysR family transcriptional regulator, with product MRHLTTFRVIDVVARTGSIRRAAESLALTPSAVQRRVSGFETEIGQQIFERLATGVRLNAAGELVVHHIREEFAGTERLRSRLSDLEGVRRGHVSIACSQALAPHFLPDEIAAYRADFPQVTFDVRVLDHLAAIDAVEDYSVDLALVYGVEDMPAIDIIAAVRQDIAMVVARDHPLAGAGEARLRHLLDYPLALPLRSFEGRRLLDRSMARKGFAVAPQLESNSFEFLKAYVARTDAVTIQIPVGAPDRGGDAPVVSVPIAERDLAPGMLTLRQLKGRTLSVAAARFADQIRATLQQRFAA from the coding sequence GTGCGCCATCTCACCACCTTCCGCGTAATTGACGTTGTGGCGCGCACCGGCTCCATCCGCCGCGCGGCGGAATCGCTGGCACTGACCCCATCGGCGGTGCAGCGCCGGGTGAGCGGGTTCGAGACCGAAATCGGCCAGCAGATCTTCGAGCGGCTGGCGACGGGGGTGCGCCTCAACGCAGCCGGCGAGCTGGTGGTCCACCACATCCGCGAAGAATTTGCCGGCACCGAGCGCCTGCGCTCCCGCCTTTCGGACCTTGAGGGCGTGCGGCGCGGCCACGTCTCCATTGCCTGCTCGCAGGCCCTGGCGCCGCACTTCCTGCCGGACGAAATTGCCGCCTACCGCGCTGATTTTCCGCAAGTCACGTTTGACGTGCGGGTGCTCGACCATCTTGCCGCCATCGACGCGGTGGAGGATTATTCGGTCGATCTCGCGCTGGTCTACGGCGTTGAAGACATGCCGGCGATCGATATCATCGCCGCTGTCCGCCAGGATATCGCGATGGTGGTTGCGCGCGATCATCCCCTCGCGGGTGCTGGCGAAGCGCGGTTGCGGCATCTTCTGGATTATCCGCTGGCGCTGCCTTTGCGCAGTTTCGAGGGGCGGCGGCTGCTGGATCGCTCGATGGCGCGCAAGGGGTTTGCGGTGGCGCCGCAGCTGGAAAGCAACTCGTTTGAATTCCTGAAAGCCTATGTGGCGCGCACCGATGCGGTGACGATCCAGATCCCGGTCGGGGCGCCGGACCGCGGCGGCGATGCGCCCGTGGTGTCGGTGCCCATTGCGGAGCGAGACCTTGCCCCGGGCATGTTGACGCTGCGCCAGTTGAAGGGCCGCACCCTGTCGGTGGCCGCAGCCCGTTTTGCCGACCAGATCCGCGCGACCCTCCAGCAGCGCTTCGCCGCGTAG